The DNA region aatccagatacggctaccaagcccactagtcccactcatttgagacctagtgactcactcactaattcctcaccacgggaattagctaccaccaactcactaattcctcactatgggaattagctaccaccatacagactacaatatgcatgctaaatcacctagcaatgcaaaatcatcaacaataatccacaatgatttactcactaattcctcaccatgggaattagctaccaccataaaggccacaatatgcatgctaattcacctagcaatgcaacatcattaacaacaatccacaatggacatatgctcacactctaagccataaaacagtccattcaccaacacatgcataatatatacattcacaacattatgcatattttcacacatcatcagcacatgtatcaaaacatcatatcatgtcaaataattaatcacagtattagcacactccactaatacctatactgctcaaaacagcgggaattaatccctattacatcatacgccaatataggccaaacaccaattatgcacacattattcaaatattaatttttcacttttccaacagtgttaaccggttaacgccctgggttaaccggttaacgcagacagaacacgctttctagcaaaactcaacagtgttaaccggttaacgccctgggttaaccggttaacgcaagcaaaacagcaatatttcacaattcataacagtgttaaccggttaacgccctgggttaaccggttaacgcaagacagaaagttgttcctgcgctaacacgaagcagaatgcagaattctccgcattttccgccgttggaggacttccggacctccgattccgattccgtaaaaagctatacgttcgggaaatcgcaactcacacaaatacagattcaattacagctttaacacaacttatccaacacaatttttcagcattcaacatcccaattagggtcaattcaacggtttatcactacccattacatgttaacccataatacccattaaacgacgataaaccccccttacctgagttaatccggcaatcctttagcctcaagctcttctcttctccaaccttcttcctcttgctctgtctctttgcccttttcctcttttcagccgcttctctgttttcacgtgaaaaccctctttaccaaatggaactctttttccttatttcccacttatatactttccaataattattattccaataataataataataataatccaataattccaattacttaattaaattaataaatataatattaacttaaattaaataattatcttatttttatcggggtgttacactgaccagggataagagctatgaggcacacccctcatatcctttcatctgcttcaccttaactctcaatgttaaggttaagagcaccactcaccccattccagttgactttaaagtctaacccttgcttgagcctaattgcttgtatatagtgtgtgctaaatgactttgtttgattgattgcttgatccatctgtacatgtttgcttgcatacctttgtgcacttatcatcattaattgctcattattgcatggtcatcatttcatatctttgtgacacatctttgattttgcccattgaggaatcaactgtaggtccattcattggccagtgttcctatgatttggaagggattgagtgtaagaccatttcattggccacttatgtcctctttgcttagtgcttctgtttgattgttgtatgtgaggattcaattgtaagtccatgttgttggcatttgtattcctatgatcatcctgtggagataggaataagtccagatagattggcatctgatatccatgttttgttttgtttgtgagattagtataagtccatttattggcatccggtatcattgttttgttttaggagattggtgtaaatccatttattggtatccggtatccgcctttgtttgtgagattggtataagtccatttattggcatccggtatcattgttttgttttaggagattggtgtaaatccattgattggtatccgatatccgcttttgtttgtgagattggtgtaagtccattgattggcatccggtatcaccttgctttttatttgcttacttgctctattgcctcattccaaaggacacacttgaatcatcttctatatgatctcaagaggtgaacttctaggaagttttacactccttcatccacacccttttggtttcaaaaccccttttcacttgttgacttttaaaacttgtaaatacatagtgtgcaaacattttcatgtcttttcaaattagaaacccggaccttaagtccttgatttttcaaacttcacttttcataacacttctttgaattgaatcttaatcatactttgaccatactttgtgaatactcataatcaattaacttcacccattcaattgttttggtggctttgtccattgttgatatgttttcatacattagccataggtttcaattctcatagtggttgatgtaaatctcaccacatccttagtgagttgattgtaagtcttccatacttattatagggttaacccctcactagtatgttgaagctatcctcgcatggtggattgttggtattggttgagttttctcccgttgagaatgaaaagccttagtgctcttgttttaaaatgaacccactgatattttggaaatcttttagccgaactacggtgttttgatcctttaccttttcatggaaaggtacgtaggcaacgggttcatccgttcaaacacaaaaataataaaattgtacattcttttctcatcctcccaatcatgtttgcacaatatgtcatagACAAATAAACTTCTtattcaacaagtgtgaaaagggctccctaggagtacctaggacgttttgggtgcctaacaccttcccattgcgtaatttaccccttacccagattctctgatcttttcattagttttctatgtgtaaaacttcttaggcttttgttcgctttttagccaatcctttggataaataaaagtgcggtggcgactcgatttctttgtatgctttgcttatggtttaatcaataaatcatatagcgacgaatacaccgctacaactGCAAATGAACAATGTTCTTGtttttgaaaattaaatattTTCTATAATATTTTTCTTATTTTAGAGTTATTTTCTGTAATATTTTTCTTACcatttatttgattttttttattaaatattttttatgaattgATTCAATATGATTAAAGTATTTTTCATAGTAATTTAGGAATGCTTTTAAGATATTCCTAAaatatttttttcctttttttattattttgtttaggaatgttttttattcttttattttttataatttgtttttaggaatgttttttattattttgttttttttataatataCAATTTATTTTGAGTTTTTATGTGAAATACATATCTATTGTTGTGTCTAACCTTTTTAATAAACTTTTTTATTAATAATGATTTATCATATGAAAGAAAAAACACgcttaaaaaaattaaaagaatgAAACTTATAAGTTCTGTTCTTGGTTTTTTAATTGTGTGCAAGTGACTACAACCCAGTCACAATGAACATTACTCTGTATTTAGGTACTTAAAAATTTCTTGTACTAAAATTGGATCACACTTCATTTGAACGTGTAATTGTCCTTCTCTTTCTAGTCTTTCCTTATTCAAATGTGGAATTTTATATTTATTAGAACCATTGGCTTTCATGATCTCTATCATGCATAATTGCAATGTTACAAATATATGATTGGACTTCACAGATGAAAAGTTTTCAAATGACTTCACCACCACACGAACAAGTTCATCAATAGTTTTAGGGGACTCCTTGTGTTGTAATGATTGTATTGCACTGAAAAATCCAAGGTCTAAGACATTCAAATCAGGAGAATTTGCAGGTTGACACATCAAACGAATATCAAATCCATCTCGTGTGAATTCTTGAATGAACTCTTGATCATCATGATTAATATGAGTTCTTGCATTATCTTGTTGGATAAATATTGTACTAGTACCCAAATCATCTATTGGCCATTTTTCCTTTATAGCTGGCAAGACTTTTTCAATAAGAAATGATCTTATGACATCTCTATTTATCGATGTTATTGGTTTTGTCTCCATTGTTCCTGCAACTCGGTTAGCACTTGTCCTTTTAGCAGGTTCCTGGGTAACAAATGGAAAAATACCAATTTTACCTGAAAAAATCTCATTTCCTTGGGAGTCAAATCTTGGTCGAGTAAGAGCAACTAAAAACATAACTTTGGCAATAAAGTTTTTGCTTTTACATGTACGATGTGGTTCATCCTCCTCCGGTAGCAAATAATAGTTCTCAGATTTCTTAGTCATGTAAAACCACTTTTCATCAATATGAATAATATTGTGCATACTTTTAAACATTGGATCATGTGGTATACCTTCGAGCATTGACAAACAAAACTCCAACCTAACTCTTTTGTTTTCTTCTTTTAATAGTGACTTTATGGCATTTGAGTGACGTCGTATAACTCCTGATTTTAAAAGCCTAAAAACAGATGTTGGATTTGTTTTCATCGCAAAAGATAAAGACCGGATGTTTGTTCTTTGTCTCAAAGGAATTTGACTAATTTGATTAGGATCAATTTGAATTCTCTTACGTCCACAGTTTTTTGTCTTCCTATGGGACACATCATGTATTTCACTTTCTTTTGCTCTTTTCCAAATACGTTGAATAGTTCTCCTAGAAACAGAAAATGATGAAGCCACCACATTTGTAATTCCTCTACGTAATTTTCCATCAACACTTTTTTTGTAGTAACTGGTGATAAATAGCTGTGCGTTCTTCATTGCttaaaatttttaatttttttctttcaCTATTTAGTTCATCTTCAATATTTTCTTCTCCATTTGGTACACCTTCAAAATTTTCTTCACTATTTAAAGCATCTTCAATATTTTCTTCCATATTTAGTATGCCTTCAATATTTTCTTCACTGTTTGATGCATCTTCAATATGTTCTTCCATATTTAGTACACCTTCAATATTTTCTTCACTATTTGATGTATCTTCAATATTCTCTTCATTATTTAATTCGTTATCTACAATATTTTCTATACCTGTAAATAAAACTAGGAAATTATATAAGTCAAGTAATATATTCTTAAAAAAATACTTTCtgaaaaaataaattatttatataattCTAAATCAACAAAAAAATTAATGTTATTAATAATGATAATAGTTTTATTGATAAAAATTCATCCTAAATAAcaaaattatttatttttgagGCTTTATTCAAAAAAATCTAATCAAATACGATTTTTTTAGAAAAATCAAATATTTAGTTATTTAAAATCACATGTTTTAGAGTATGCCAAATCAAAACGGTTatctttaaaaataaaaataatattaatgataatcattttattcataaaaaatacattaaaaatcatCATATAGAATAAATTATTCAATCAAGTTCATATTTATATCCATAAATGTCTTtcaaaattatttattttttactATTCTTATCGGTTACCTATTTAATTGTCTTTTTAAAAATTATTCCCCTACCAATATGCAAAATCAAAACTGAAACtttaaaaactaaaataataactaaaacaaaaaaaatattttgttaataatattaatcattttcttcataaaaaatatatcaaaaaatTATCCTACTCAATAAATTATTCAATCAAATACataaaaaatacattaaaaaaaaTCCTACACAATAAATCATCTTACACAATAAATTATTTCTTCAACTTAATTGAGCAATCTATAAAAAGTAAAAAATCTCAACAATTAAATTTGAGTTAATATGCTATTAATACTATTtctttatattattattattattattattattattattattattattgtgaTATTCACCAATTAACTATCATAAACTATTTAAAGAgataaaaataagaaaattaaAAGAGACAAAAATAAATGCACATGAAAGAATAAATACATTATCAATATTATTGTTGGTTTCTTCAacgtcttcttcttcagcaatATTTAAATCTGGCAAATGAATAAATTCTACATTTAAATCTATATCACACAATGAAAATCTAGTAGTACTTGAAGCCATATTTTATGAGTTTATTTTGTAAACCTACAATATAAAGGTATATATACACTTCAAGTATTagtgattttaattttttttggtggGAATCATGAAATTTAGAGTAAtaaaattggagggaaatgaaattttAAGTGTATCGTGAAAtttggaataataaagttgggGAAAGTTGAATTTTAAGTGTACCATGAAATAAGAAAAAAAAATGTAGTATAGACTTCAGCATGAAAAAAAAATTAAGGAAATTGAAGAAACTATCTTATCTATGTAATTATTGGAATCTAGGCATTAAATGTGGAGTGTTAGGAAAGAGAAATGGTAGACTGAATAAATGAATAACTAAGGGTAAATTAGGAAACAATGGTTAAATATTTGTTATTTATTGCTTGTCTTGGTTATAAAAATTTTTGCaaaaatgatatatatatatatatatatatatatatatatatatatatatatatatataaaggaACGAGGAGTACTATTTATCTCCCTGAGAAAACAAAATGACAATattaaaaaaaagagaaatagctaaacaaataataataaagaaaaaaaaaccCTAAATTCGCATGAGTGCTCTTATATAAGACGTTGGTGATGGAAACGAAATCACGGGACTATCGTGTAGCCGCCTCTCAACTATTTCTTTGTGGTATTTTGTTCTTCCATTTCTCTGATTTGATTTCAGAAACTAATATAAACATTAAGCACCACGTAGCCCCTTGCATCTTCAAGTTTAGTTGCAAGGAAATTACGAGAAGGTTTTATAGGTGCAAAATTTACCCATGGCAATTTAAATTCATGCTTTTGGTTGTAGATCTGAGTTTTTTTTATCTTCCATCATGCAATTTCTGTAGTTAATTGCCAAAGTATGTCATTGAATTAGTTATAAAGTACTATAGTCTAAGCGAAATGATGAAGATTTTTTTTGTCTGAAACTGATGTAGAATCTTGTTTCATACATGCCTTCAAAGTTCTCTGATTGCTTAGCATAATAAAGTATTACCTTTCATTTGTTTTCCCCCTTTTGTTAATTTTAGGATTTTAAGTTCTGTTTTTTCAACTAAATCTTTAGATTTATTTCAGTTTTTTGTACACTC from Lathyrus oleraceus cultivar Zhongwan6 chromosome 1, CAAS_Psat_ZW6_1.0, whole genome shotgun sequence includes:
- the LOC127102979 gene encoding uncharacterized protein LOC127102979, whose protein sequence is MASSTTRFSLCDIDLNVEFIHLPDLNIAEEEDVEETNNNIDNVFILSCIENIVDNELNNEENIEDTSNSEENIEGVLNMEEHIEDASNSEENIEGILNMEENIEDALNSEENFEAMKNAQLFITSYYKKSVDGKLRRGITNVVASSFSVSRRTIQRIWKRAKESEIHDVSHRKTKNCGRKRIQIDPNQISQIPLRQRTNIRSLSFAMKTNPTSVFRLLKSGVIRRHSNAIKSLLKEENKRVRLEFCLSMLEGIPHDPMFKSMHNIIHIDEKWFYMTKKSENYYLLPEEDEPHRTCKSKNFIAKVMFLVALTRPRFDSQGNEIFSGKIGIFPFVTQEPAKRTSANRVAGTMETKPITSINRDVIRSFLIEKVLPAIKEKWPIDDLGTSTIFIQQDNARTHINHDDQEFIQEFTRDGFDIRLMCQPANSPDLNVLDLGFFSAIQSLQHKESPKTIDELVRVVVKSFENFSSVKSNHIFVTLQLCMIEIMKANGSNKYKIPHLNKERLEREGQLHVQMKCDPILVQEIFKYLNTE